The following is a genomic window from Phycisphaerae bacterium.
GAAAGGAAAGCCATGATCGACGTGAACGCCAGTCTGGGCCGTTGGCCCTTCCGTCGCCTGCGGTACGCGACGCCCCCAGCCATGCTGAGGCAGATGGACCAGTTGGCCATCGAACGGGCATGCGTGGCCCCGATCGAGGCCCTGCTCTATCTCGACGTTCAGGAGGCCAACCGCGAAATGGCACGGGCCATCCGCCGACATCGCGACCGTCTGCTGTTCTTCCCGTCGATCAACCCAGCCTGGCCCGACTGGCAGACCGATCTGGACGAGTGCATCGAAAAACTCGGCGCCACCGGCGTCCGGCTGTTTCCCAGCTATCACAACTACCGGATCAACGACCGCCCGTGCCTCGAACTGCTGGCCGAACTGGAGCGGCGAGACCTGCCGGTCCAGATCGCGACGGTCGTCGCCGATCCGCGGATGCACCATCCAGCCGTCATGGTTCCCGCGGTGCGGCTCGACCCGCTTGCCGATCTGCTGCGGCTCTTCCCGCGGCTGCGATTCGCCATCCTCAACGCCACCGGCATCCGCGAGACGGTCAACCCCAAAACGCTGGGCCGGACCGACAACCTGTTCTTCGACGTCGCGTTCGCCGACGGCGTGGCGTGCGTCGATGACCTGATCGACGCGCTGGGACGAGGACGGATCCTGCTCGGCACCAACGCGCCGATGATGATCGGACTCGGCGCGGTCTACAAGCTCCGCGAGTCGCGGATCGAAGCGGGCGAACTGCGGCGGCTGCTTCGCGAAAACGCCCTGCGATTTCTCAGCCGGCGCGGCAAGGGCGACGGAGGCCGGCCGTGATCATCGACATCCACTGCCACATCCGCACGCCGATCACCGAGCCGCGGCCGCTGCGCCGGACGCTCGAGATCGCCTCGCGATTCGGCATCCAGTGGCTGGCGACCTCGATGGGCACGACGTTCCGGCCGACGCCGACCCGCGACGAGATCCGCCGCGACAACGACCACGTGCTGGCGCTCATGCGCGAGTATCCCGACCGCGTCGTCGGCTACTGCTATCTGAACCCGCACCACGGCGAGTTCTGCCTCAAGGAGCTGGCCCGGTGCGTCGAGGCGGGCATGCGCGGGATCAAGCTGTGGGTCGCCAGCCTCGCCGACGACCCGGAGGTTTTCCCCATCGTCGAACGGGCGATCGAGCTCGACGTCCCGCTGCTCCAGCACGCGTGGAAGAAGACCACCGGCAACATGAAGCACGAAAGCGAGCCGCGCCACGTCGCCGAACTGGCCCGCCGCTACCCGCAGGCCAGGATCATCATGGC
Proteins encoded in this region:
- a CDS encoding amidohydrolase family protein — translated: MIDVNASLGRWPFRRLRYATPPAMLRQMDQLAIERACVAPIEALLYLDVQEANREMARAIRRHRDRLLFFPSINPAWPDWQTDLDECIEKLGATGVRLFPSYHNYRINDRPCLELLAELERRDLPVQIATVVADPRMHHPAVMVPAVRLDPLADLLRLFPRLRFAILNATGIRETVNPKTLGRTDNLFFDVAFADGVACVDDLIDALGRGRILLGTNAPMMIGLGAVYKLRESRIEAGELRRLLRENALRFLSRRGKGDGGRP
- a CDS encoding amidohydrolase family protein, with the translated sequence MIIDIHCHIRTPITEPRPLRRTLEIASRFGIQWLATSMGTTFRPTPTRDEIRRDNDHVLALMREYPDRVVGYCYLNPHHGEFCLKELARCVEAGMRGIKLWVASLADDPEVFPIVERAIELDVPLLQHAWKKTTGNMKHESEPRHVAELARRYPQARIIMAHAGGMWEYGIKAVRRYPNVTVDLSGGNPTDGLLETALRELGPQRIAFGSDADCRSFGSQLAKVDAARLLPSVRQA